From Diaminobutyricibacter sp. McL0608, one genomic window encodes:
- a CDS encoding transketolase — translation MLTTDPRQVEDWRELRLRLTASAPAERSLLLADTARRTRRSIVEMISTAGQGHIGGDLSVTDILTTLFAYTLRIDPARPDLAGRDRFILSKGHCAAALYSTLAFTGYFSPASLDTFMAPLSELNGHPNRNKIPGVETNTGPLGHGLPVAVGQAVAAKLSGSGARVFVVMGDGEMQEGSNWEALMAASHFGLDNLVAIVDRNRLQQGARTEDTNALDPLDDRLAAFGCEVREIDGHDYDALIDAFRPSTTGRPVAVVANTTKGKGVSFIEDRVEWHHKVPSPDQVELALEELA, via the coding sequence ATGTTGACCACCGACCCACGACAGGTCGAAGACTGGCGCGAACTGCGGTTGCGACTGACCGCATCCGCCCCCGCAGAACGCTCGCTCCTGCTCGCCGACACGGCCCGCCGCACCCGCCGAAGCATCGTCGAGATGATCTCGACCGCAGGCCAGGGGCACATCGGCGGCGACCTCTCGGTCACCGACATCCTCACAACCCTCTTCGCCTACACCCTGCGTATCGACCCCGCCCGGCCGGACCTCGCCGGCCGCGACCGCTTCATCCTCAGCAAAGGCCACTGCGCCGCCGCGCTCTACTCGACCCTCGCCTTCACCGGGTACTTCTCCCCCGCATCCCTCGACACCTTCATGGCCCCGCTCTCCGAACTCAACGGACACCCCAACCGCAACAAGATCCCCGGAGTCGAGACCAACACCGGCCCGCTCGGCCACGGACTCCCCGTCGCCGTCGGGCAGGCGGTCGCCGCGAAGCTCAGCGGCTCCGGCGCGCGGGTGTTCGTCGTGATGGGCGACGGCGAGATGCAGGAAGGCAGCAACTGGGAGGCCCTGATGGCCGCCTCCCATTTCGGCCTCGACAACCTCGTCGCGATCGTCGACCGCAACCGGCTCCAGCAGGGTGCGCGCACCGAAGACACGAACGCGCTCGACCCCCTCGACGACCGCCTCGCCGCATTCGGCTGCGAGGTGCGTGAGATCGACGGTCACGACTACGACGCGCTCATCGACGCCTTCCGGCCGTCCACCACGGGCAGGCCGGTCGCCGTCGTCGCCAACACCACCAAGGGCAAAGGCGTCTCATTCATCGAAGACCGCGTCGAATGGCATCACAAGGTGCCGTCGCCCGATCAGGTCGAACTCGCCCTGGAGGAACTCGCATGA
- a CDS encoding TetR/AcrR family transcriptional regulator, translated as MSTTGKVRGSYAKTPARRREILEAGIEVFSTSGFRSGSIREIAERVGMSQAGLLHHFANKSELLAAVLELRDDQSAEVVPIDDEHVGIETIRGFVRLIEYNATVPGLVELHCTLSAEATAVEHPAHQYFINRYAFVVGQMTLAFERMRDAGQLVAGVTTVGAARAMVALSDGLQVQWLLDRTSVDMAEEMRRYLRGILTVEL; from the coding sequence ATGAGCACGACAGGAAAGGTGCGCGGTTCCTACGCGAAGACGCCCGCGCGCCGTCGTGAGATCCTCGAAGCGGGAATCGAGGTGTTCTCGACCTCCGGGTTCCGCAGCGGGTCGATCCGCGAGATCGCCGAACGCGTCGGCATGAGCCAGGCCGGCCTGCTGCACCACTTCGCGAACAAGAGCGAACTGCTTGCCGCAGTGCTCGAACTTCGCGACGACCAGTCGGCCGAAGTCGTGCCGATCGACGACGAGCACGTAGGCATCGAGACGATCCGCGGATTCGTCAGGCTCATCGAATACAACGCGACCGTCCCCGGCCTCGTCGAGCTGCACTGCACGCTCTCGGCGGAGGCGACCGCGGTCGAGCATCCGGCGCACCAGTACTTCATCAACCGGTACGCATTCGTCGTGGGCCAGATGACCCTGGCGTTCGAGCGGATGCGCGACGCGGGCCAGCTCGTCGCGGGCGTCACCACTGTCGGCGCGGCGCGTGCGATGGTCGCCCTGTCGGACGGCCTTCAGGTGCAATGGCTGCTCGACCGGACGAGCGTCGACATGGCCGAGGAGATGCGCCGCTACCTGCGCGGCATCCTCACCGTCGAGCTGTAA
- a CDS encoding ABC transporter substrate-binding protein, translating into MFRWKTLAALAAVVALGLTGCSSNGSSSGSSQTLTLGLLVPATTFSAQDSNWANESPYMQAVYDTLLKADPKGDIKPGLATKWAYNADNTVLTLTLRDGVKFSDGTAFTADVAAQNLTRFRDGNSPNKTNLVDLASAKAVDPTTVQLTLKQSNPALLTYLTQNAGLQESPKAFTSSTIKTDPVGSGPYTLDTGKTVVGTSYVFDKNPKYWDPSSVYYDKIVMNVYADPTSLLNAIKGGQVNASNTPNNNDLDQIKASGFTVWPLELNWNGLILLDRAGTMNPALKDVRVRQAINYAFDTKALLKAVGQGYGTPTTQVFPKSSVGYDSSLDSYYAYNPSKAKSLLAAAGYAKGLTLSMPSSNLLGSTVWTLIGQQLKDVGITVNFTDAGNNFITDMLAPKYPATYMILQQDPDWALINFQISKDATFNPFHYSDPKVDSLIATVHNGSKSESDAAVKALNKYVVEQAWFAPWYRMQSSFVSDAKTKVTVQTGNAYPYLWNIVPTS; encoded by the coding sequence ATGTTCCGATGGAAGACGCTGGCGGCCCTGGCGGCCGTCGTCGCTCTCGGGCTTACTGGATGTTCATCCAACGGCTCCTCGAGCGGCTCATCGCAGACCCTCACACTCGGTCTGCTCGTTCCCGCGACCACGTTCTCGGCGCAGGACTCCAACTGGGCGAACGAATCGCCCTATATGCAGGCGGTCTACGACACCCTGCTCAAAGCGGACCCGAAAGGCGACATCAAGCCGGGCCTCGCAACCAAATGGGCGTACAACGCCGACAACACTGTTCTGACCCTCACCCTCCGCGACGGCGTGAAGTTCTCGGACGGCACGGCCTTCACCGCCGACGTCGCCGCACAGAACCTCACCCGCTTCCGCGACGGCAACTCGCCCAACAAGACGAACCTCGTGGACCTCGCCAGCGCCAAGGCGGTCGACCCGACCACCGTGCAGCTGACCCTGAAGCAGTCCAACCCCGCTCTGCTCACCTACCTGACCCAGAACGCCGGCCTCCAGGAGAGCCCGAAGGCGTTCACGAGCTCCACGATCAAGACCGACCCGGTCGGATCGGGCCCGTACACGCTCGACACGGGCAAGACCGTCGTCGGCACCTCCTACGTCTTCGACAAGAACCCGAAGTACTGGGATCCGTCGAGCGTCTACTACGACAAGATCGTGATGAACGTCTACGCCGACCCCACCTCCCTCCTCAACGCGATCAAGGGCGGTCAGGTCAACGCGTCGAACACGCCGAACAACAACGACCTCGACCAGATCAAGGCGAGCGGCTTCACCGTGTGGCCGCTCGAACTGAACTGGAACGGCCTGATCCTGCTGGACCGCGCCGGAACGATGAACCCCGCTCTGAAGGATGTCCGGGTCCGCCAGGCCATCAACTACGCGTTCGACACCAAGGCGCTGCTGAAGGCGGTCGGCCAGGGTTACGGAACCCCGACCACGCAGGTCTTCCCGAAGAGCTCCGTCGGGTATGACTCGAGTCTCGACTCGTACTACGCCTACAACCCGTCGAAGGCGAAGTCGCTGCTCGCGGCGGCCGGCTACGCCAAGGGCCTGACGCTCTCGATGCCGTCGAGCAACCTTCTCGGGTCGACCGTCTGGACACTCATCGGTCAGCAGCTGAAGGATGTCGGGATCACGGTGAACTTCACCGACGCCGGCAACAACTTCATCACCGACATGCTCGCCCCGAAGTACCCGGCGACCTACATGATCCTGCAGCAGGACCCCGACTGGGCCCTGATCAACTTCCAGATCTCGAAGGACGCGACGTTCAACCCGTTCCACTATTCGGACCCGAAGGTCGACTCGCTCATCGCCACGGTCCACAACGGCTCGAAGTCCGAGTCGGATGCGGCGGTCAAGGCGCTGAACAAGTACGTGGTCGAGCAGGCCTGGTTCGCCCCCTGGTACCGGATGCAGTCGAGCTTCGTCAGCGACGCGAAGACGAAGGTCACTGTGCAGACCGGCAACGCCTATCCCTACCTCTGGAACATCGTTCCCACCTCCTGA